From one Haloferax marinisediminis genomic stretch:
- a CDS encoding BGTF surface domain-containing protein, whose translation MRPPHTRIVFFGVLLLVAPASIVASDGGTAIDHQGDEIIIGAATDQRIEGTTPFESGTIIGVRVKSVGETHPFLVSKAVKVGENGSFDVVFDLSELAPLQGGPIHVEVRHNESTIHELDGVLVTKNMPAESTLTYAPPTDGTTSPPSTTTATTTTPDDSSSGIDVPGFGIVAGLVALGSVILLTRR comes from the coding sequence ATGCGCCCTCCACATACGCGCATCGTCTTTTTCGGTGTCCTCCTACTGGTGGCACCCGCGAGCATCGTCGCTAGCGATGGCGGGACCGCCATCGACCACCAAGGTGACGAAATCATCATCGGCGCCGCCACCGACCAACGTATCGAAGGGACGACGCCGTTCGAGTCGGGGACTATCATCGGTGTCCGTGTCAAGTCAGTCGGAGAGACACATCCGTTCCTCGTGTCGAAGGCCGTCAAGGTCGGAGAGAACGGGTCGTTCGACGTCGTCTTCGACCTGTCCGAGTTAGCGCCGTTACAGGGTGGCCCGATTCACGTCGAAGTCCGCCACAACGAGTCCACGATTCACGAACTCGACGGCGTCCTCGTGACGAAGAACATGCCTGCGGAGTCGACACTCACCTACGCGCCACCGACTGACGGGACCACGTCGCCACCGTCGACGACGACGGCGACCACCACTACACCCGACGATTCTTCCTCGGGAATCGACGTGCCAGGGTTCGGTATCGTCGCTGGTCTCGTCGCACTCGGCAGTGTGATACTCCTCACACGTCGGTGA
- a CDS encoding RNase P subunit p30 family protein, translating into MYEAVYAHPDGESTASRVALAAARYGYDGVVVRGIDANPDYDRLREELDVDLVEAVEIDAPGPEHASGAVGNYRPQCELVIIRGGTNALNRFAVEQDRVDVLARPMDGRGNFNHVLAKAARDNGVRVEFDFGPVLRTDGGTRVQALSDLRKLRELVEYYDVPYVVSGGPHSHLELRAPRELAGLGEVIGFDREQVLDGLREWGRLAERNRERMSESFIAPGVKRGRYEEDD; encoded by the coding sequence ATGTACGAGGCGGTCTACGCACATCCGGACGGCGAGAGCACGGCAAGTCGCGTCGCACTCGCCGCCGCGAGGTACGGGTACGACGGTGTCGTCGTTCGCGGCATCGACGCGAACCCAGACTACGACCGCCTCCGTGAGGAACTCGACGTCGACCTCGTCGAAGCGGTCGAAATCGACGCTCCCGGCCCGGAACACGCGAGCGGTGCAGTCGGCAACTACCGACCACAGTGCGAACTCGTCATCATCCGTGGAGGGACGAACGCGCTCAATCGGTTCGCCGTCGAACAAGACCGAGTGGACGTGCTCGCGCGCCCGATGGACGGCCGAGGCAACTTCAACCACGTGTTGGCGAAAGCGGCCCGGGACAACGGCGTTCGCGTCGAATTCGACTTCGGCCCGGTCCTCCGAACCGACGGGGGAACGCGCGTGCAGGCGCTCTCTGACCTCCGAAAACTCCGCGAACTCGTCGAGTATTACGACGTTCCGTACGTCGTCTCTGGCGGCCCACACTCACACCTCGAACTCCGTGCGCCGCGCGAGTTAGCCGGACTCGGCGAAGTCATCGGGTTCGACCGCGAACAGGTTCTGGATGGCCTCCGCGAGTGGGGCCGTCTCGCCGAGCGAAACCGCGAGCGGATGTCCGAGTCGTTCATTGCCCCGGGCGTCAAACGAGGCCGATATGAAGAAGACGATTGA
- a CDS encoding class I SAM-dependent methyltransferase produces MKKTIEEHAARFSEVAPEYDESQDSEEYRACVSLVVHYADPSPDDVVLDLGTGTGAIALALAPDAKHVVGRDISEGMLEQARTKAAEVGIENVDFDIGRFREPNVPADREIDVVVSNFAMHHLSDDEKREAIQVIADLEPRRFVLGDVMFFGEPDPDEPFYTPEVDDPSTVGFLADALTDAGFVLTAVESVHEQVGVLVAERAPLGGEETQ; encoded by the coding sequence ATGAAGAAGACGATTGAGGAGCACGCCGCCCGGTTTTCTGAAGTCGCCCCCGAGTACGACGAAAGCCAGGATAGCGAAGAGTACCGTGCGTGTGTCTCACTCGTCGTCCACTACGCTGACCCGTCGCCGGACGACGTCGTCCTCGATTTGGGCACGGGAACCGGCGCAATCGCCCTCGCCCTCGCACCGGACGCGAAGCACGTCGTCGGGCGTGATATCAGCGAGGGAATGCTCGAACAGGCACGGACCAAAGCCGCAGAAGTCGGCATCGAGAACGTCGATTTCGACATCGGACGGTTTCGTGAGCCAAACGTGCCAGCAGACCGTGAGATAGACGTGGTCGTCTCCAACTTCGCCATGCACCACCTCTCGGACGACGAAAAACGCGAGGCAATCCAGGTCATCGCCGACCTCGAACCCCGACGGTTCGTCCTCGGTGACGTGATGTTCTTCGGCGAACCCGACCCAGACGAACCCTTCTACACACCCGAAGTCGACGACCCGTCGACCGTCGGCTTCCTCGCCGACGCACTCACTGACGCTGGATTCGTCCTGACCGCCGTCGAATCGGTACACGAACAGGTCGGCGTGCTCGTTGCCGAGCGCGCCCCACTCGGGGGCGAGGAGACGCAATGA
- a CDS encoding Rpp14/Pop5 family protein, which translates to MKHLPKHLRPRWRYLAVEIETWPDANLSRGTFQRELWYAAQNLFGDAGSADADLTVLGFDFADSIAETIIRVRRGYVDDGRAALACIDTIGDDPVGVRVRGVSGTVRACSERYLHGRAGISEERDVVFENESRTAVVRNSLLDVRGPDGFTGATQLDFE; encoded by the coding sequence ATGAAACACCTCCCGAAACACCTCCGACCGCGGTGGCGATATCTCGCCGTCGAGATAGAGACGTGGCCCGACGCGAACCTCAGTCGCGGCACGTTCCAGCGCGAACTGTGGTACGCCGCACAGAACCTCTTCGGCGACGCTGGGAGCGCGGACGCCGACTTGACCGTCCTCGGATTCGACTTCGCCGACAGCATCGCCGAGACGATAATTCGGGTCCGACGAGGGTACGTCGACGACGGACGTGCTGCACTCGCCTGTATCGACACGATTGGAGACGACCCTGTCGGGGTGAGAGTGCGAGGCGTCTCCGGGACGGTACGTGCCTGTTCGGAAAGGTATTTACACGGCCGGGCCGGAATTTCTGAGGAGAGAGACGTCGTGTTCGAGAACGAATCCCGGACTGCCGTCGTCCGCAACTCCCTCTTGGACGTTCGCGGTCCGGACGGGTTCACGGGCGCGACGCAACTCGATTTCGAGTGA
- the psmA gene encoding archaeal proteasome endopeptidase complex subunit alpha, which produces MQGQAQQQAYDRGITIFSPDGRLYQVEYAREAVKRGTASIGVRTSEGVVLAADKRSRSPLMEPTSVEKIHKADDHIGIASAGHVADARQLIDFARRQSQVNRLRYGEPIGIETLTKEVTDHIQQYTQVGGARPFGVALLIGGVENGTPRLYETDPSGTPYEWKAVAIGADRGDHQEHLEENYRDDLTLEEGIALALEAIASTNEEGTSPDGVDVATISAETERFVELSNEEIEEHLAANDLLASEDDETSEE; this is translated from the coding sequence ATGCAGGGACAAGCGCAACAACAGGCGTACGACCGCGGGATTACTATCTTCTCGCCGGATGGTCGACTCTATCAGGTCGAATACGCTCGTGAGGCCGTCAAGCGCGGCACCGCGAGCATCGGTGTGCGAACGTCCGAGGGCGTCGTCCTCGCGGCGGACAAGCGTTCTCGCTCGCCACTGATGGAACCGACGAGCGTCGAGAAGATTCACAAGGCGGACGACCACATCGGTATCGCGAGCGCCGGCCACGTCGCCGACGCCCGCCAACTCATCGACTTCGCCCGCCGCCAGTCGCAGGTCAACCGCCTCCGCTACGGCGAACCGATCGGTATCGAGACGCTGACCAAGGAAGTCACCGACCACATCCAGCAGTACACGCAGGTCGGCGGTGCCCGTCCGTTCGGTGTGGCCCTCCTCATCGGCGGCGTCGAAAACGGCACCCCGCGCCTCTACGAGACGGACCCCTCGGGGACGCCCTACGAGTGGAAGGCCGTCGCAATCGGTGCCGACCGCGGCGACCACCAAGAACATCTCGAAGAGAACTACCGCGACGACCTGACCCTCGAAGAGGGAATCGCGCTGGCGCTCGAAGCCATCGCCTCCACCAACGAGGAAGGAACCTCGCCCGACGGCGTCGACGTGGCGACCATCTCGGCTGAGACCGAACGCTTCGTCGAGCTGTCGAACGAGGAGATCGAAGAACACCTCGCCGCCAACGACCTGCTGGCGTCCGAGGACGACGAAACGTCCGAAGAGTAG
- a CDS encoding helix-turn-helix transcriptional regulator: MSASEAEADLSSDERAGLELIRESGGIHQSDFWKELDISSRKGSRIAEVLESLELIKRSQAVYNGHTTYYLEPAARDLQFSMLMAGDMLSPFIGEEEINANSNAFSQWLMNLAYEEY; this comes from the coding sequence ATGAGCGCGAGCGAAGCCGAAGCCGACCTTTCTTCCGATGAGCGCGCGGGACTCGAACTCATCCGCGAGTCGGGCGGCATCCATCAGAGTGACTTCTGGAAAGAACTCGACATCTCCTCCCGCAAGGGAAGCCGTATCGCGGAAGTTCTGGAGTCTCTCGAACTCATCAAGCGGAGTCAGGCCGTCTACAACGGTCACACCACCTACTATCTCGAACCCGCCGCCCGCGACCTGCAGTTCTCGATGCTCATGGCCGGCGACATGCTCTCGCCGTTCATCGGCGAAGAAGAGATAAACGCGAACAGTAACGCCTTCTCGCAGTGGCTGATGAACCTCGCCTACGAGGAATACTAA
- a CDS encoding NRDE family protein — translation MCTLILAWQVFEAAPVVVAANRDELLDRPAEPPQRWENGDGPAIVAPRDSEAGGTWVGYNDAGVFVGITNRWVEVDGGGERSRGHLVRDALRHETAEDAARFVEHSVDDHTYDGFNLVIADENAALYFEWDGSLSVRNFDPGVHVVVNVGTHDSWFVPAMRPERGEQQADNARRLWEALQPEPSESMVAWRKRAADALGDHDFGVCVHDPEGRFGTRSSSLITVGTEETSYEFAEGSPCQTGFERVERHR, via the coding sequence GTGTGCACACTCATCCTCGCGTGGCAGGTGTTCGAAGCTGCACCCGTCGTCGTCGCCGCCAACCGCGACGAACTCCTCGACAGGCCTGCCGAACCCCCACAGCGATGGGAGAACGGCGACGGCCCGGCGATAGTCGCCCCGCGCGACTCTGAGGCGGGTGGCACGTGGGTCGGCTACAACGACGCTGGCGTCTTCGTCGGCATCACCAATCGGTGGGTCGAGGTCGATGGCGGCGGCGAGCGCTCGCGCGGTCACCTCGTCCGCGATGCCTTGCGCCACGAGACGGCCGAAGACGCCGCTCGGTTCGTCGAACACTCGGTGGACGACCACACCTACGACGGGTTCAACCTCGTCATCGCCGACGAGAACGCGGCGCTGTACTTCGAGTGGGACGGGAGCCTCTCGGTTCGGAACTTCGACCCCGGCGTCCACGTCGTCGTGAACGTCGGCACGCACGACTCGTGGTTCGTCCCGGCGATGCGTCCCGAGCGAGGCGAACAGCAGGCCGACAACGCCCGCCGTCTCTGGGAAGCACTCCAACCTGAGCCGAGCGAGTCGATGGTAGCGTGGAGAAAACGGGCGGCCGACGCCCTCGGCGACCACGACTTCGGCGTCTGTGTCCACGACCCAGAGGGTCGGTTCGGCACCCGTTCGTCGTCGCTCATCACCGTTGGAACCGAAGAGACTTCGTACGAATTTGCTGAGGGTTCGCCGTGTCAGACTGGCTTCGAACGGGTCGAACGTCACCGTTAA
- the folP gene encoding dihydropteroate synthase encodes MEYHEAVNFLFDLRRFQVKPGTESIQRLLSHLGDPHEGVSFVQVAGSNGKGSTARMLESMLREAGQSVGLYTSPHFDDIRERIRVDGRKIPESALSAFVAEAKPYLVDRAADGEPLTFFETMTALGIWYFEQADVDVAVLEVGMGGELDATSAVDPIASAVTNVSLEHTAVLGDTIEEIARTKAAVAPADAPLVTGATGEALDVIRDEVGDVLTVDEIGSDADVRTAYGGRVNHQEAAVTVETDDEHLDLRIPLLGAYQARNAGIAVALARQVNPDIATDAIHRGLRNAHWPGRFEVMSTDPMVVLDGAHNPDACAQLATVLDEFDYDDLHLVYGAMHDKDHREMVDALPEVTSVVTCQADISRAEDPEILAAVFERSGIDDVHTGSAVPSALTKALRHAHVDDCVLVVGSLFVVAEARTTWTRAMVPKTNRTLDDARETLARAHVSTTSAGGADRGVFRTVRTRVQGRQAEVLREELLAIGGTCAVSGHESGGELVDVVMMATLNQFERLTTNLRDRPYALLELADEIRTSVGLDGDAEHHGYPWEDGTAVMGILNVTPDSFHDGGQFYDIDDAVSQAQAMVDAGVDIIDVGGESTRPGAEEVPIDEEIRRVTPVIEAISDLDALVSVDTRKAAVAEAALDAGADILNDVTGLEDPEMRFLAAERDVPVIVMHSIDAPVIPDKNIDYDDVVEDVIGELTERVLLAEKAGIPRHNIIVDPGLGFGKSKAENFELLGRIDELSALGCPILVGHSHKSMFSLVGEQTGDNLAATIAGTTIAADRGADIVRVHDVPENVAAVNVALASRDPGRFEDDE; translated from the coding sequence ATGGAGTACCACGAGGCGGTGAACTTCCTTTTCGACCTCCGGCGCTTCCAAGTCAAGCCGGGGACCGAGTCGATTCAGCGGTTACTCTCTCACCTCGGCGACCCCCACGAGGGCGTCTCGTTCGTGCAGGTTGCAGGGTCGAACGGAAAGGGAAGCACCGCCCGGATGCTCGAATCGATGCTCCGCGAAGCAGGGCAGAGCGTCGGTCTCTACACGTCACCACACTTCGACGATATCCGCGAGCGTATCCGCGTCGATGGCCGGAAGATACCCGAGTCCGCGCTGTCGGCGTTCGTCGCCGAAGCCAAACCGTACCTCGTCGACCGCGCCGCCGATGGCGAACCACTCACCTTCTTCGAGACGATGACGGCACTCGGTATCTGGTACTTCGAACAGGCCGACGTCGACGTTGCAGTCCTCGAAGTCGGGATGGGCGGCGAACTCGACGCGACGAGCGCCGTCGACCCCATCGCCAGCGCAGTCACCAACGTCTCGCTCGAACACACGGCAGTTCTCGGCGACACCATCGAAGAGATTGCTCGGACGAAAGCAGCAGTCGCCCCCGCAGACGCGCCGCTCGTGACCGGCGCGACTGGCGAGGCACTGGACGTCATCCGTGACGAAGTCGGTGACGTGCTGACCGTCGACGAAATCGGTTCGGACGCCGACGTTCGTACTGCCTACGGCGGCCGTGTGAACCATCAAGAAGCGGCCGTCACCGTCGAAACCGACGACGAGCACCTCGACCTCCGAATCCCACTTCTGGGCGCCTATCAGGCACGTAACGCCGGTATCGCCGTCGCGTTGGCCCGACAGGTCAACCCAGACATCGCCACCGACGCGATTCACCGCGGCCTGCGAAATGCCCACTGGCCGGGACGGTTCGAAGTCATGTCGACCGACCCGATGGTCGTCCTCGACGGTGCCCACAACCCGGACGCGTGTGCACAACTCGCGACGGTTCTCGACGAGTTCGACTACGACGATTTGCACCTCGTCTACGGCGCGATGCACGACAAAGACCACCGCGAGATGGTCGATGCACTCCCCGAAGTCACCTCGGTCGTCACGTGTCAGGCGGATATCTCCCGGGCCGAAGACCCCGAGATTCTCGCTGCCGTCTTCGAGCGGTCTGGAATCGACGACGTCCACACGGGGAGTGCAGTGCCATCTGCACTGACGAAGGCTCTGAGACACGCCCACGTGGACGACTGCGTCCTCGTCGTCGGGTCGCTGTTCGTCGTCGCTGAAGCACGGACGACGTGGACGCGCGCGATGGTGCCGAAGACCAATCGAACACTCGACGACGCTCGCGAGACGCTCGCCCGAGCACACGTTTCGACGACCAGCGCAGGCGGCGCCGACCGAGGCGTCTTCCGGACTGTTCGGACACGCGTCCAGGGTCGCCAAGCGGAGGTTCTTCGCGAAGAACTGCTCGCCATCGGTGGCACGTGCGCCGTCTCCGGACACGAGTCGGGTGGCGAACTCGTCGACGTTGTCATGATGGCGACGCTGAACCAGTTCGAGCGCCTCACCACGAACCTTCGGGACCGGCCGTACGCTCTCTTGGAACTCGCCGACGAGATTCGAACGAGTGTCGGACTCGACGGCGACGCCGAGCACCACGGCTATCCGTGGGAAGACGGCACCGCCGTCATGGGAATCCTGAACGTCACCCCGGACAGTTTCCACGACGGCGGGCAGTTCTACGACATCGACGACGCCGTCTCGCAGGCGCAGGCGATGGTCGATGCAGGCGTCGACATCATCGACGTCGGCGGCGAGAGCACCCGACCGGGTGCCGAGGAAGTCCCCATCGACGAGGAGATTCGTCGCGTCACGCCGGTCATCGAGGCGATTTCGGACCTCGACGCGCTCGTCTCGGTCGACACCCGGAAAGCCGCCGTCGCCGAGGCGGCCCTCGACGCGGGCGCGGACATCCTCAACGACGTGACCGGCCTCGAAGACCCCGAGATGCGCTTCCTCGCGGCCGAACGCGACGTCCCAGTCATCGTGATGCACAGCATCGACGCGCCGGTGATTCCAGACAAGAACATCGACTACGACGACGTGGTCGAAGACGTCATCGGAGAACTCACAGAACGCGTGCTCCTCGCAGAGAAAGCGGGTATCCCGCGACACAACATCATCGTCGACCCCGGCCTCGGCTTCGGCAAGTCGAAAGCGGAGAACTTCGAACTCCTCGGTCGCATCGACGAGCTCAGCGCGCTTGGCTGTCCCATCCTCGTCGGGCACTCGCACAAGTCGATGTTCTCGCTCGTCGGCGAGCAGACCGGTGACAACCTCGCGGCGACCATCGCCGGGACGACTATCGCTGCGGACCGCGGCGCAGATATCGTCCGCGTCCACGACGTGCCGGAGAACGTCGCCGCCGTGAACGTCGCGCTGGCGTCGCGCGACCCGGGTCGGTTCGAAGACGACGAGTAG
- a CDS encoding universal stress protein has protein sequence MYEDILVPTDGSPGTMQAIEHALELAKSTSTVHILSVVDQRVYLAAGGDQQDAVIQSLRDEAIEAVEQCADECRGKCETTTAVREGVPHRIILEYAEEHDIDVVVMGTHGRTGRDKLTSLGSVTERVVENAKRPVLVVHIDE, from the coding sequence ATGTACGAGGATATTCTGGTACCAACCGACGGTAGCCCGGGAACGATGCAAGCAATCGAGCACGCGCTCGAACTCGCCAAGTCCACCTCGACGGTTCACATCCTCTCGGTCGTCGACCAGCGGGTCTATCTCGCCGCCGGTGGCGACCAGCAGGATGCGGTCATTCAGTCCCTCCGCGACGAGGCCATCGAGGCCGTCGAGCAGTGTGCTGACGAGTGCAGGGGCAAGTGTGAGACGACCACGGCGGTCCGAGAGGGTGTCCCGCACCGAATCATCCTCGAGTACGCCGAGGAACACGACATCGACGTCGTCGTGATGGGGACCCACGGTCGGACCGGCCGCGACAAACTCACCTCGCTCGGCAGTGTCACAGAGCGCGTCGTCGAGAACGCGAAGCGCCCGGTTCTCGTCGTCCACATCGACGAGTAA
- the purH gene encoding bifunctional phosphoribosylaminoimidazolecarboxamide formyltransferase/IMP cyclohydrolase: protein MVTIAGLASNRGRNLRNIADRAPGGAELGVVVSNHADAPILEWAAENGIPTEVVERGDDESRESHEERVLDALSDYEFDLVCLDGYMRVLTSTFLDNAPTTLNVHPSLLPSFPGMNAHEQVLDAGVKTTGCTVHVVNEEVDAGPIVTQEAVPVYTDDDEDDLKARVLYDAEFKAYPRAVRWFAEDRVTVEGDTVTVEGDVDAGLPERRVISEDRYDTLRYGENPHQDAAVYVDETCDEASVVGAPQLNEGAKGLSYNNYNDADGALNIIKEFDEPAAAVIKHTNPAGCATADTLAEAYADALSTDPMSAFGGIVALNRECDAETAELIIDSFKEVVVAPGYTADALDVLTEKKNLRVLDVGELGERTETYTEKALVGGRLVQERDLWTPTLDDLEVVTETEPSDEQLETMLFAWKVLKHVKSNGILFAKGTETVGVGMGQVSRVDAVELAAMKAEEHAEGKDAQGAVMASDAFFPFPDGVEKAADAGIEAVIQPGGSVNDEKVIDACNERGIAMVFTGQRCFRHD, encoded by the coding sequence ATGGTCACCATCGCCGGTCTCGCGAGCAACCGTGGACGAAACCTTCGTAACATCGCCGACCGCGCCCCCGGCGGGGCGGAACTCGGCGTCGTCGTCTCGAATCACGCAGATGCACCCATCCTCGAGTGGGCCGCAGAGAACGGCATCCCCACAGAAGTCGTCGAGCGCGGTGACGACGAGTCCCGGGAGTCTCACGAAGAGCGCGTTCTCGACGCACTCTCCGACTACGAGTTCGACCTCGTCTGTCTCGATGGCTACATGCGCGTACTCACGTCGACGTTCCTCGACAACGCGCCCACCACACTCAACGTTCACCCGTCGCTCCTGCCTTCCTTCCCGGGCATGAACGCCCACGAACAGGTTCTCGACGCAGGCGTCAAGACGACCGGCTGTACGGTCCACGTCGTCAACGAGGAAGTCGACGCCGGCCCAATCGTCACGCAGGAAGCCGTCCCCGTCTACACGGACGACGACGAAGACGACCTGAAGGCACGCGTCCTCTACGACGCGGAGTTCAAGGCGTACCCACGCGCCGTTCGCTGGTTCGCTGAAGACCGCGTGACGGTCGAAGGCGACACCGTGACCGTCGAAGGTGACGTCGACGCCGGCCTGCCAGAGCGCCGCGTCATCTCCGAAGACCGCTACGACACGCTTCGCTACGGTGAGAACCCGCACCAAGACGCCGCCGTCTACGTGGACGAGACGTGCGACGAAGCGTCGGTCGTCGGCGCACCCCAGCTCAACGAGGGGGCGAAGGGCCTGTCGTACAACAACTACAACGACGCCGACGGTGCGCTGAACATCATCAAGGAGTTCGACGAACCCGCTGCCGCAGTCATCAAGCACACGAACCCTGCTGGCTGTGCAACGGCCGACACCCTCGCCGAGGCCTACGCAGACGCCCTCTCGACGGACCCGATGAGCGCCTTCGGTGGTATCGTCGCCCTCAACCGCGAGTGTGACGCCGAGACTGCCGAACTCATCATCGACTCGTTCAAGGAAGTCGTCGTCGCCCCCGGCTACACCGCCGACGCACTCGACGTGCTGACCGAGAAGAAGAACCTCCGCGTCCTCGATGTCGGCGAACTCGGTGAGCGAACCGAGACCTACACCGAGAAAGCCCTCGTCGGCGGCCGCCTCGTCCAAGAACGCGACCTCTGGACGCCGACCCTCGACGACCTCGAAGTCGTCACCGAGACCGAACCAAGCGACGAGCAGTTGGAGACGATGCTCTTCGCGTGGAAGGTCCTCAAGCACGTGAAGTCCAACGGGATTCTCTTCGCGAAGGGAACCGAGACCGTCGGTGTCGGCATGGGACAGGTCTCCCGTGTGGACGCCGTCGAACTCGCCGCCATGAAGGCCGAAGAACACGCCGAAGGCAAGGACGCGCAGGGTGCCGTCATGGCCTCGGACGCGTTCTTCCCGTTCCCGGACGGCGTCGAGAAGGCGGCCGACGCGGGTATCGAGGCAGTCATCCAGCCCGGTGGGTCGGTCAACGACGAGAAAGTCATCGACGCGTGTAACGAGCGCGGGATTGCGATGGTGTTTACGGGGCAGAGGTGTTTCAGGCACGACTGA
- the purB gene encoding adenylosuccinate lyase, with the protein MTDADRNDPLYAVSPLDGRYASRTAPLAPHVSEAALMRARVQVEVEYLIALADLDVTPLELPEPERADLRALYEEFDAEDAALVKQLEVEGAAGYTATNHDVKAVEYFIRTETPESVHPWIHFGLTSEDVNNLSHRLMVTGAVEAVLVPEIREIRDELVALAQEYRDVPMLARTHGQPATPTTFGKEMAVYASRLGRALARVEAANEALAGKLAGASGTYAAHVAAYPDVDWQAFSREFVTSLGLEHTQLSTQVNPCDDLAALFDAFRGVNNIVVDLDLDAWLYISDRYLGQETVEGETGSSTMPHKVNPIDFENSEGNLSKANSDLTFLADYVTTSRLQRDLSDSTVKRNIGAAFAHCLIGYKKTQTGLGKIVPNEQVMREELDNMPAIIGEAVQTILRREGDTQAYERVKELTRGREVTLSDFHDLFADLDVSESTRDELLALTPATYVGLADELVDNLD; encoded by the coding sequence ATGACCGACGCCGACCGGAACGACCCGCTCTATGCGGTGTCACCGCTCGACGGGCGCTACGCCTCTCGAACCGCACCGCTCGCCCCACACGTGAGCGAGGCCGCACTCATGCGTGCCCGCGTGCAGGTAGAAGTGGAGTATCTCATCGCACTCGCTGACCTCGATGTGACACCACTGGAACTCCCTGAACCCGAGCGTGCCGACCTGCGCGCACTTTACGAGGAGTTCGACGCCGAGGATGCCGCGCTCGTCAAACAGTTAGAAGTCGAAGGCGCAGCAGGCTACACTGCGACCAACCACGACGTAAAAGCCGTCGAGTACTTCATCCGAACCGAGACACCCGAATCTGTCCACCCGTGGATTCACTTCGGGCTGACATCGGAGGACGTGAACAATCTCTCTCACCGCCTGATGGTCACCGGCGCCGTCGAGGCGGTTCTCGTCCCCGAGATTCGCGAGATTCGTGACGAACTCGTCGCGCTCGCACAGGAGTACCGCGACGTGCCGATGCTCGCTCGCACGCACGGGCAACCCGCTACGCCGACGACGTTCGGGAAAGAGATGGCAGTCTATGCCTCGCGTCTGGGTCGTGCACTGGCCCGCGTCGAGGCCGCCAACGAGGCACTCGCTGGAAAACTCGCCGGCGCGTCGGGAACCTACGCGGCCCACGTCGCTGCCTACCCCGACGTCGACTGGCAGGCGTTCTCCCGCGAGTTCGTCACGTCACTCGGCCTCGAACACACGCAGCTTTCGACGCAAGTCAACCCCTGTGACGACCTCGCGGCGCTGTTCGACGCGTTCCGCGGCGTCAACAACATCGTCGTCGACCTCGACCTCGACGCGTGGCTCTACATCTCGGACCGATACCTCGGTCAGGAGACTGTCGAGGGAGAGACGGGGTCGTCGACCATGCCGCACAAGGTCAACCCCATCGACTTCGAGAACTCCGAAGGAAACCTGTCGAAGGCGAACTCGGACCTGACGTTCCTCGCGGATTACGTCACTACCTCGCGCTTGCAGCGTGACCTCTCGGACTCGACAGTCAAGCGCAACATCGGCGCGGCGTTCGCACACTGTCTCATCGGGTACAAGAAGACGCAGACCGGTCTCGGAAAAATCGTCCCGAACGAGCAGGTCATGCGCGAGGAGCTGGACAACATGCCGGCGATTATCGGCGAGGCAGTCCAGACCATCCTCCGGCGCGAAGGCGACACGCAGGCGTACGAGCGTGTGAAAGAACTCACTCGCGGTCGTGAAGTGACGCTCTCTGACTTCCACGACCTCTTTGCGGACCTCGACGTGAGCGAGTCGACACGAGACGAACTGCTCGCGTTGACGCCAGCG